The Amycolatopsis coloradensis sequence GGTTGCCGATCACCAGTTCCGCGGCCTTGAGCACACCTGCACACCGATCAGCGCCCCAATACTGCGAATCAACCCCCTCGGGATACATGTAGTCGAACTCGAGAGCCGCGTCGTCCGATACACCGACCACCATCGCGCACGACTTCATGTCGCCGAACAAATGGTACTGCGCCGCAGGCAGACCTTCGATCGACAATTCCCTCCACCCGGAGTATGTGCCCTGATTACCAGCGCTGAGCGCCGTCAGTCCGGCAAGGCTTTTTTCTTTCACCGCCGGGATCTGCACGCGTAACTGCGGCGCGTCCCGAATGACCCACGCACACCCCATCAGAGGAGAATCCGCCCGACTGGGCTTGACCCGATCCGGCGGATCGATGACCAGCGCGGCGATATCCTCACGTTTCAGCGAGCTACAAGGGTCTGCCCGAAAAGACGCAAGATCAACGGGCTGCTCGACCGGCGTAACCGGGATCGCGCCTCCCGCCCTGGCTGGCGTCGGCCGTTCCTTGAGCAACGGGTCAGGCTTCCCCGGACCACACCCGCCAATGAGCACGACCACCGTGAATACGGCGACGGACACGTACCTCAAGTTATTCCGGAACTGCATCCGGCTCGACCTTCCATTGCTTTTGCTCGTCCACTCCGGAACCTTCGCGAAGGTCGGGAACCTCGACGAAATTAGTCTGAATCTGCACGAGACTGATGGCGCCGGCCTTGAAAGCACCGATTGTCTTGAGTGCCTCGTCGAACAATGAGCTGATCTTTTTCACGAGCTCACCAAGCGCCTCGATAACCGAATCTATGACGTCGGCGAAGGTCAGCAGATTCACTCCAGGAATAATAGAGGTCAGAGCTGCCACCAACGCCTTTAAATCAATCTTGGCAAGCTCTCCGGCGCATTCACCGAGGAAGGTGATCGCCGTACCATAGGTTTTGATCACCTCGTTCGCGATGCCCGCCATCACTCCGGAAATTCCGGCTACCGCCTCTTGTTCCGACTTGAGCGCGTTGGTCACGTTCGCGGCATGCGCGACGAACTGGTCGGCCGCCCGGCCTGTCCAGGTCCCCGCCAACGCCTGCACCGCGTCACCGATGTCATCGTGTGCACCCTGTATCGCGGCGTTGCTCGCAAACCGGAAAGCGATCTCCTGAATCCCGACGGCGTTACCGAGAAGCCGCGTCCGAATATCGTCCAGCATACGGAACACATCAGGACGGCCGATAAGCGGAAGCCCAGCGAAGTCGCGAATTTTCTGGTCGGCAGCGAACGGGTACGCCGGTAATTCGCTCACGATCATTCCCCGTCTTTCTCGAGGTCGCGGAGGCGCTTGTAATACTCCTCGTCCTGCGCGTCGTAGTAGTCAGCGGCCTTGTCCATGGCGTCCCCCAGCTTGATCAAACGATCGAAGCCACGAGTGCTCTTTGCCTGCAGTTCGGCGATCATCCCGTTGAAGGCTTCGATGATTCCGGCCTCTTCACCCAGCATGCCGACGTCATGAACATTGAGGCGCAGTCCTTCGATATCGACATTCGCGAAATCACGGATACGCCCGGCAGCACGAAAGACGTCTTCGGTCGCCCTTCGAAGGGCTTCCGGATACACCTCGTAGCCGGAGCCACTGGAGCCGAGCGGCTCGAACGGGCCGCTCATCGAAAGCCTCCCTTCTCCGCTTCTTCGACCATTGCGTCGCGCCTCATACGCGCTGCACGCTCCGCATCATTGATCGCACGCAGGATGTGCCGGGCGAGACTCGCCTCCGTCTGAGTTTCCACGGCGTCGGGGTTCAAGTCGACCGACCTCAACGAGCCCATCCCGTCCACCGTGACCGTGCCGAGCCCGGCAGAAATGTTCCACGTCAGCGTCGCCGCACGACCACTGCTCGCGGCCTGCTCGATCGCGGTGACTCTCGTATCGATTTCCTTGGCCAGGTGGTACAGCCTGTCGTGGGTGTTCACCTGTGATCACCCCGGTCGTCGAAGTCTTCGTCGGAGAGGAAGTCGACTTGGTCGTAGCTCTCTTCATCGGGCACTTCGTCCCGTGGCGCCCGCGC is a genomic window containing:
- a CDS encoding DUF3558 domain-containing protein, with protein sequence MSVAVFTVVVLIGGCGPGKPDPLLKERPTPARAGGAIPVTPVEQPVDLASFRADPCSSLKREDIAALVIDPPDRVKPSRADSPLMGCAWVIRDAPQLRVQIPAVKEKSLAGLTALSAGNQGTYSGWRELSIEGLPAAQYHLFGDMKSCAMVVGVSDDAALEFDYMYPEGVDSQYWGADRCAGVLKAAELVIGNLRGR
- a CDS encoding YbaB/EbfC family nucleoid-associated protein, which translates into the protein MNTHDRLYHLAKEIDTRVTAIEQAASSGRAATLTWNISAGLGTVTVDGMGSLRSVDLNPDAVETQTEASLARHILRAINDAERAARMRRDAMVEEAEKGGFR